A stretch of Rhizobium sp. TH2 DNA encodes these proteins:
- a CDS encoding SHOCT domain-containing protein has translation MRQLTDEGERALSEIATRHDVSTDAAQHLLLAVVAGHMSQAQFNHPELGGMGQWSQGGMIMVGDMFNNGLKAKVDALCTELAALARGTDLFRPLPPPQFQSQVQGSGASLFVPGLFGNWWPEGLGHAASTGSQNNLRYAFFPETRRLAIDLGGKVKIYDTHDHRIGGFSQQQSGDQSLSFTSQHGLIDLASLEEVDAVAEHSESRDFGTVLAEAFAGDAPYAEPPRTASADDDIISKIEKLAGLHAKGILTDEEFQSKKTDLLSRL, from the coding sequence ATGAGACAATTGACCGACGAAGGCGAGCGCGCCCTGAGCGAGATTGCCACCCGGCACGACGTCAGCACCGATGCCGCCCAGCATCTGCTGCTGGCGGTGGTTGCCGGCCATATGAGCCAGGCACAGTTCAATCATCCCGAACTCGGCGGCATGGGCCAGTGGTCGCAGGGCGGCATGATCATGGTCGGCGATATGTTCAACAACGGCCTGAAAGCCAAGGTCGATGCCCTGTGTACGGAACTCGCCGCCTTGGCGCGCGGCACCGATCTCTTCCGTCCGCTGCCGCCGCCGCAATTCCAGTCGCAGGTCCAGGGCAGCGGCGCGAGCCTGTTCGTGCCGGGTTTATTCGGCAACTGGTGGCCCGAGGGGCTGGGCCACGCGGCTTCGACCGGATCGCAGAACAATCTGCGCTATGCCTTTTTCCCAGAAACCCGCCGGCTGGCGATCGACCTCGGCGGCAAAGTCAAGATCTACGACACGCACGATCACCGGATCGGCGGCTTCTCCCAGCAGCAATCCGGCGATCAATCGCTGAGTTTCACATCGCAGCATGGGCTTATCGATCTCGCCTCGCTTGAGGAAGTCGATGCCGTCGCCGAGCATTCCGAGTCCCGGGACTTCGGCACGGTGCTGGCGGAGGCCTTCGCCGGCGACGCGCCATATGCCGAGCCGCCTCGAACCGCAAGCGCGGACGACGATATCATCAGCAAGATCGAAAAGCTCGCGGGCCTGCATGCGAAGGGAATCCTCACGGACGAGGAGTTCCAGTCCAAGAAGACCGACCTCCTGAGCCGGCTCTGA
- a CDS encoding amidase, whose protein sequence is MDTITALSATELSASIHSRRLSCSQVMEAFLARIAEVNPRINAVVSLRDVDELMREATAADRELDDGRSRGFLHGMPFAIKDLSEAKGIRCTYGSAITSDFVPDFDDIHVARIRAAGAIIIGKTNVPEKGLGSHTYNPVFGITRNPYDLTKSAGGSSGGAAAALAARMLPLADGSDMMGSLRNPAAFNNVIGFRPTYGRIASLETELYLGQLSTNGPMGRTVADVAALLDIQSGYDFRDPMSLPKVDFSRIKPLNAKGLRIGWLADYDGYLSFESGVLALCEVSLETFRTLGAEVETVNPGFDMDRLWHGWKTMRHFLVSNGNASDYADPAKRALMKPELIWEIENGQDLTAREVHAASMIRSDWYRHTLTLFERYDFLILPSVQVFPFDADIHWPVEISGRAMDTYHRWMEVVIGPSMAGLPVAAMPAGFSETGLPAGIQIVGPPRADRRVLEMAAAYEQATDWLARAPEI, encoded by the coding sequence TTGGATACGATTACAGCCCTATCAGCCACCGAACTGTCGGCGTCCATCCACAGCAGACGGCTCTCGTGCAGCCAGGTCATGGAGGCATTTCTCGCCCGCATCGCCGAGGTCAATCCCCGCATCAATGCCGTCGTCAGCCTGCGCGATGTCGATGAACTGATGCGTGAAGCGACTGCCGCCGATCGCGAACTGGATGACGGCCGCTCGCGCGGCTTCCTGCACGGCATGCCTTTCGCCATCAAGGATCTCTCGGAAGCCAAGGGCATCCGCTGCACCTACGGTTCAGCCATCACAAGCGATTTCGTCCCGGATTTCGACGACATCCACGTCGCGCGCATCCGCGCAGCCGGAGCGATCATCATCGGCAAAACCAATGTTCCCGAAAAGGGGCTGGGTTCGCACACCTACAATCCCGTCTTCGGCATCACACGCAATCCGTACGACCTTACGAAGAGCGCCGGCGGATCGAGCGGCGGCGCGGCGGCGGCACTCGCGGCCCGCATGCTGCCCTTGGCCGATGGCAGCGACATGATGGGCTCGCTCCGCAATCCCGCCGCCTTCAACAATGTCATCGGTTTCCGGCCGACCTATGGGCGGATCGCCTCGCTGGAGACCGAACTCTATCTCGGGCAGCTATCGACCAATGGGCCGATGGGCCGGACGGTTGCCGATGTCGCGGCACTTCTCGATATCCAGTCCGGTTATGATTTCCGCGACCCGATGTCCCTTCCCAAGGTGGATTTCTCGCGCATCAAGCCGCTGAATGCCAAGGGCCTGCGCATTGGTTGGCTCGCTGATTATGACGGCTATCTATCCTTCGAATCGGGCGTGCTCGCACTATGCGAAGTTTCGCTGGAGACGTTTAGAACGCTCGGCGCCGAGGTGGAGACTGTCAATCCGGGCTTCGATATGGACCGCCTGTGGCACGGCTGGAAGACGATGCGCCACTTCCTCGTCTCGAACGGAAACGCGTCCGACTATGCCGATCCCGCAAAACGCGCCTTGATGAAGCCGGAACTGATCTGGGAGATCGAGAACGGGCAGGACCTGACGGCTCGGGAAGTCCACGCCGCCTCGATGATCCGCAGCGACTGGTATCGCCACACTCTCACGCTATTCGAGCGCTACGATTTCCTCATCCTGCCCTCGGTGCAGGTCTTTCCGTTCGATGCCGACATCCACTGGCCGGTCGAAATCTCCGGCCGGGCCATGGACACCTATCATCGGTGGATGGAAGTGGTGATCGGCCCAAGCATGGCCGGCTTGCCGGTCGCGGCCATGCCCGCCGGTTTCAGTGAAACGGGACTTCCAGCCGGCATCCAGATTGTCGGCCCGCCGCGCGCCGATCGCAGGGTGCTGGAAATGGCAGCGGCCTATGAGCAAGCCACGGATTGGCTCGCGCGTGCGCCCGAAATCTAA
- a CDS encoding SMP-30/gluconolactonase/LRE family protein: MTELQPYPGRALDSFNTYHGEGPTYDPATDTAWWFSIGNRELHELNLTTAKKTVHALPFMASVLARIDERRQMIASEHGLHVRDIATGALELVTPIENGIEHMRSNDGRCHRSGALWYGTMTKTGDAHRKGAGTIYHVASGKVTPVVTDISIPNGICFSPDGAIGYYVDTMENLYMKVAVDPATGLPTGKPEVFYDGRWEDGGIDGSVCAADGTIWNARWGVGEVHHYSTDGRITERYKLPPKQATCPAFIGKSADRLLVTTAREDLDEEDLKADPQAGYTYELGVPVKGVFDAAYKI, encoded by the coding sequence ATGACAGAGCTGCAACCCTATCCCGGCCGCGCACTCGACAGCTTCAACACCTATCACGGCGAGGGTCCGACCTATGATCCGGCGACGGATACTGCCTGGTGGTTCTCGATCGGCAACCGCGAACTGCATGAACTGAACCTGACGACGGCTAAGAAGACCGTGCACGCCCTGCCCTTCATGGCAAGCGTGCTGGCCCGGATCGACGAGCGGAGGCAGATGATCGCCTCCGAGCACGGCCTGCATGTCCGCGACATCGCGACCGGGGCGCTGGAACTGGTGACGCCGATCGAAAACGGCATCGAGCATATGCGCTCCAATGACGGGCGCTGCCACCGCTCCGGCGCGCTCTGGTATGGCACGATGACCAAGACCGGCGACGCGCACCGCAAGGGCGCTGGCACGATCTACCATGTGGCGTCAGGCAAGGTGACACCTGTTGTCACCGATATCTCGATCCCCAACGGCATCTGTTTTTCGCCCGATGGCGCGATCGGCTATTACGTCGATACGATGGAAAACCTCTACATGAAGGTTGCCGTCGATCCCGCGACAGGCCTGCCGACCGGCAAGCCGGAGGTCTTCTATGATGGACGCTGGGAGGACGGCGGCATCGACGGTTCGGTCTGCGCGGCGGATGGCACGATCTGGAACGCACGCTGGGGTGTCGGCGAGGTGCACCATTATTCGACCGATGGCCGCATCACCGAGCGCTACAAGCTGCCCCCGAAGCAGGCCACCTGCCCGGCCTTCATCGGCAAAAGCGCCGACCGGCTGCTGGTAACGACTGCCCGTGAAGACCTTGACGAAGAGGACCTGAAGGCCGACCCGCAGGCCGGCTACACCTACGAACTGGGGGTGCCGGTCAAGGGCGTGTTCGACGCCGCCTACAAGATTTGA
- a CDS encoding 2-dehydro-3-deoxy-6-phosphogalactonate aldolase: protein MSRIPFPPMKYPLVAILRGLKPEETPAIIEALLEAGLRAIEIPLNSPEPFKSIEIAAKMAPADALIGAGTVLTSEDVDRLEQAGGRLFVSPNVDVPVLSHAVSKGMVTLPGVFTPTEALAAARAGATGLKFFPASALGVSGINAIRAVLPADLMIAAVGGVSDENFADYAKGGIKAFGLGSSIYKPGMSANEVSKRARATIAAYDQAFGA, encoded by the coding sequence ATGTCCCGCATACCATTTCCACCGATGAAATACCCGCTTGTCGCAATCCTGCGCGGGCTGAAGCCCGAGGAAACACCGGCGATCATCGAGGCGCTGCTCGAAGCTGGCCTGCGGGCGATCGAAATCCCGCTGAATTCTCCCGAGCCGTTCAAGTCGATCGAGATCGCCGCGAAAATGGCGCCGGCGGATGCGTTGATCGGCGCCGGTACCGTGCTCACATCAGAGGACGTCGATCGACTGGAACAGGCCGGAGGCAGGCTGTTCGTCAGCCCGAATGTCGATGTGCCGGTACTGTCTCACGCCGTATCGAAAGGCATGGTGACGTTGCCCGGCGTGTTCACGCCAACGGAGGCACTGGCTGCTGCCCGCGCGGGTGCCACCGGCCTCAAGTTCTTCCCGGCAAGCGCGCTGGGCGTTTCCGGCATCAATGCCATAAGGGCCGTACTGCCGGCCGACCTGATGATTGCGGCGGTGGGCGGCGTGTCGGACGAGAATTTTGCCGACTATGCCAAAGGCGGCATCAAGGCATTTGGCCTCGGCTCCAGCATCTACAAACCAGGCATGTCGGCGAACGAGGTGAGCAAGCGCGCGCGGGCCACCATCGCCGCCTATGACCAAGCATTCGGAGCCTGA
- a CDS encoding 2-dehydro-3-deoxygalactonokinase, translating into MPNPRYAAVDWGTTSFRLWLIGDDGAILGESRSREGMTTARETGFSAVLDKHLAEVGASADTPVIMCGMVGAKQGWVEAGYIDVPARLSDISSKAVSVPGVSRDIRILPGLAQRDINAADVMRGEETQLLGCAESMKNSDCLIAMPGTHSKWVRVVRHEVLGFSTFMTGELFDVITKQSILQHAVKDAAGFDGGHPAFLSALHIAHKEPELATNRLFSIRARGLLFSLSPTDAEATLSGMMIGLELAGALKSAPKDTPVILVASGKLRGLYEAAFHRLGLKSTTIDADEAVRRGLSQAAREIWPSDEGSGN; encoded by the coding sequence ATGCCCAACCCACGCTATGCCGCAGTCGATTGGGGCACGACCAGTTTCCGCCTCTGGCTGATCGGTGACGATGGCGCGATCCTCGGCGAAAGCCGCTCGCGCGAGGGTATGACCACGGCGCGGGAGACCGGTTTCTCCGCCGTGCTGGACAAACATCTTGCCGAGGTCGGCGCGTCGGCCGATACGCCGGTCATCATGTGCGGCATGGTGGGCGCCAAGCAGGGCTGGGTCGAGGCGGGCTATATCGATGTGCCGGCTAGGCTTTCCGACATTTCAAGCAAGGCTGTCAGCGTTCCCGGCGTGAGCCGCGATATCCGCATCCTGCCCGGGCTTGCCCAGCGCGATATCAACGCCGCCGACGTGATGCGCGGCGAGGAAACACAGTTGCTCGGCTGTGCCGAGAGCATGAAGAACAGCGACTGCCTGATCGCCATGCCGGGCACGCACTCGAAATGGGTGCGCGTGGTGCGCCACGAAGTGCTGGGCTTCTCGACTTTCATGACCGGCGAACTGTTCGACGTCATCACGAAGCAATCCATCCTGCAGCATGCCGTCAAAGATGCAGCAGGCTTTGATGGCGGCCATCCCGCGTTCCTGTCGGCGCTTCATATCGCCCATAAGGAGCCGGAACTGGCGACCAACCGGCTGTTCTCGATCCGCGCACGCGGGCTATTGTTCTCGCTGTCGCCGACAGATGCGGAAGCCACGCTGTCGGGCATGATGATCGGGCTGGAGCTTGCCGGCGCGCTGAAATCCGCGCCGAAGGACACGCCGGTCATCCTGGTCGCATCGGGCAAGCTGCGCGGCCTCTACGAGGCGGCATTCCACAGGCTCGGACTGAAATCCACGACAATCGATGCAGACGAGGCGGTGCGCCGCGGCCTCTCCCAGGCCGCGCGCGAAATCTGGCCAAGCGACGAAGGATCCGGCAACTGA
- a CDS encoding SDR family NAD(P)-dependent oxidoreductase, with the protein MRLPSAIFKDLENAGVLITGGGSGIGAALVEGFAAQGAKVAFIDIDETAGNAVVDALSGAMHKPLFLHADLTDIAAIRAAVTSAGEALGGIRILVNNAAWDDRRDIDDITEEYWQKSQDINLRPVMFVTQAVLPFMRATGGGSIINFSSIAYMMNLPDFPAYVTAKAGIIGLTKGLAGRLGRENIRVNALLPGMVLTERQKKLWVSDADAKAHLTRQALKFSLVAEDMVGPCLFLASDCSRAMTAQSMIVDGGVA; encoded by the coding sequence ATGCGTTTGCCCAGTGCAATATTCAAAGATCTCGAGAATGCAGGCGTGTTGATCACAGGGGGCGGCTCCGGAATTGGTGCCGCGCTGGTCGAAGGCTTTGCTGCGCAGGGCGCGAAAGTCGCCTTCATCGACATCGACGAGACGGCAGGCAATGCCGTGGTCGATGCGCTGTCCGGTGCCATGCACAAGCCGCTGTTCCTGCATGCCGATCTCACTGATATCGCGGCAATACGAGCTGCCGTCACGTCTGCCGGCGAGGCGCTCGGCGGCATCCGTATACTCGTCAACAATGCCGCCTGGGACGACCGCCGGGATATCGACGATATCACCGAGGAATACTGGCAGAAGAGCCAGGACATCAATCTCCGGCCGGTGATGTTCGTGACGCAGGCTGTGCTGCCGTTCATGCGCGCGACGGGCGGCGGCTCGATCATCAATTTCTCCTCCATCGCCTACATGATGAACCTCCCGGATTTCCCGGCCTACGTGACGGCGAAGGCTGGCATTATAGGGCTTACCAAGGGACTGGCCGGCCGGCTCGGACGCGAGAACATCCGGGTCAACGCGCTTCTTCCCGGCATGGTGCTGACCGAGCGGCAGAAGAAGCTCTGGGTCAGCGACGCCGATGCGAAGGCGCATCTTACGCGGCAAGCGCTGAAATTCTCGCTGGTCGCCGAGGACATGGTGGGACCGTGCCTCTTCCTGGCTTCGGACTGTTCGCGCGCGATGACCGCCCAATCCATGATTGTCGACGGAGGCGTTGCCTGA
- a CDS encoding autoinducer binding domain-containing protein, with translation MENERDTRQVDHEGLLKEISTLSTQFDMFRFLKKVTDLFGMRAFMVMRIPGATTQALQTASIISSWPAELLSKFDQAGFIVNSPMVARLRKSTLPFTVDLDQEMQSGDSRALAIFELFNQFRMPRSAFFPVSEPSGERGVVSLFGDRPPLDGQEMLELLMISTHVFDKLHEIGRKDVKPTDALTDREIDCLNWTAAGKTSAEISEILGLSEHTVNHYLNRATRKLDTVNRAQAVAKALRTGIIS, from the coding sequence ATGGAAAACGAACGGGACACACGTCAGGTAGACCATGAGGGCTTGTTGAAAGAGATTTCAACTTTGTCCACGCAGTTCGATATGTTCCGGTTTCTCAAAAAAGTGACGGATTTGTTCGGTATGCGGGCCTTTATGGTCATGCGCATCCCGGGTGCCACGACCCAGGCCTTGCAGACGGCATCCATCATATCGAGCTGGCCGGCCGAACTGCTTTCAAAATTCGATCAGGCCGGGTTCATCGTCAATTCTCCCATGGTTGCCCGGCTCAGGAAGTCCACGCTGCCATTCACGGTCGATCTCGATCAGGAGATGCAAAGCGGCGACAGCAGGGCTCTTGCGATCTTCGAGCTTTTCAATCAGTTCAGAATGCCGCGATCGGCCTTCTTTCCGGTCAGCGAGCCGAGCGGGGAGAGGGGCGTCGTCAGCCTGTTCGGCGACCGGCCGCCGCTCGACGGGCAGGAAATGCTCGAGCTCCTGATGATTTCGACGCATGTCTTCGACAAGTTGCACGAGATCGGTCGCAAGGACGTCAAGCCGACTGACGCGCTGACTGATCGCGAGATCGACTGTCTCAACTGGACCGCCGCCGGCAAGACGAGCGCGGAAATATCGGAGATCCTCGGCCTCTCCGAACATACGGTCAATCATTACCTCAATCGCGCCACGCGCAAGCTCGACACGGTCAACCGCGCCCAGGCGGTGGCCAAGGCGTTGCGGACCGGCATTATCAGCTGA
- the apbC gene encoding iron-sulfur cluster carrier protein ApbC, translating into MADVTSNDVLERLKAVRGPDMEGNIVDLGMVSDVFISDGKAYFSITVPAERAKELEPLRQAAERVVKEMPGMKGAFAALTADKRAGSSQPASRPAPAPAQAGHSHAGHSHAGHSHGHAPRAPAAPAPKPGIPGVKHIIAVASGKGGVGKSTTAVNIALGLQALGLRIGILDADIYGPSVPRLMNISGRPQQIDGKLIKPMENYGLRTMSMGYLVDEGTAMIWRGPMIQSALLQMLREVAWGDLDVLVVDMPPGTGDAQLTMAQQVPLSGAVIVSTPQDLALIDARKGIAMFQKVEVPLLGVVENMSHFVCPTCGTTHDIFGHGGARAEAEKLGVAFLGEVPLAMTIRENSDSGTPVTVSAPDGPHARVYRDIAAKVWSQLSGEGAVARTAPAIVFE; encoded by the coding sequence ATGGCTGACGTCACCAGCAATGATGTGCTCGAACGGCTGAAGGCCGTGCGCGGACCTGACATGGAAGGCAACATCGTTGACCTGGGAATGGTCTCCGATGTCTTCATCTCCGACGGCAAGGCCTATTTCTCGATCACCGTGCCGGCCGAGCGCGCCAAGGAACTCGAGCCGCTGCGCCAGGCCGCCGAGCGCGTCGTCAAGGAAATGCCCGGCATGAAGGGCGCATTCGCAGCACTCACCGCCGACAAGCGCGCTGGTTCCAGCCAGCCAGCCTCGCGGCCCGCACCTGCGCCTGCACAAGCAGGACATAGTCATGCCGGCCATTCGCACGCCGGCCACAGCCACGGCCACGCCCCGCGGGCGCCCGCTGCACCGGCACCGAAGCCGGGCATTCCTGGCGTTAAACACATCATCGCCGTCGCGTCGGGTAAGGGCGGCGTGGGCAAATCCACCACCGCGGTCAATATCGCGCTCGGCCTCCAGGCGCTCGGCCTCAGGATCGGCATTCTCGATGCTGATATCTATGGCCCCTCCGTCCCGCGCCTGATGAACATCTCCGGCCGGCCGCAGCAGATCGATGGCAAGCTGATCAAGCCGATGGAAAATTACGGCCTGCGCACCATGTCGATGGGCTATCTCGTCGATGAAGGCACCGCCATGATCTGGCGCGGGCCGATGATCCAGTCCGCCCTCTTGCAGATGTTGCGCGAGGTCGCCTGGGGCGATCTCGACGTACTGGTCGTCGATATGCCGCCCGGCACCGGCGATGCGCAGCTCACGATGGCCCAGCAGGTGCCGCTCTCCGGCGCTGTGATCGTCTCGACGCCGCAGGATCTGGCGCTGATTGATGCGCGCAAGGGCATCGCGATGTTCCAGAAGGTGGAAGTGCCGCTGCTCGGCGTCGTCGAGAACATGAGCCACTTCGTCTGCCCGACCTGCGGTACCACCCACGATATCTTCGGCCATGGCGGCGCGCGCGCCGAAGCCGAAAAACTCGGCGTTGCTTTCCTCGGCGAAGTGCCGCTCGCCATGACCATCCGCGAGAATTCCGATTCCGGCACGCCGGTCACGGTCTCGGCTCCCGATGGCCCGCATGCCAGGGTCTATCGCGACATCGCGGCCAAGGTCTGGAGCCAGCTCTCCGGGGAAGGTGCTGTCGCGCGCACGGCCCCGGCGATCGTGTTCGAATAG
- a CDS encoding magnesium transporter CorA family protein, which translates to MMTAYRSNGESVVLTVDKPWDALPPDVIWLDMSFPTKEEDIYAERLTGIEVPTREDLRDIEPSSRLYVDEHAVYLTGSLLCYADTPRPVLADVAFVLTPNCLVTVRYDDPRAFKLFATALCRVPGGIGSAHLALLKLMETITDRTAEILEHAELHGDELLQKIFGENGEQNRKRPPRALEKLLGGIAGHHRLVSKARGSLASLSRLMTFLYTVDAVQSDHNAKELARSISRDIQSLSEHANFISGNITFLLDASLGLINVEQNGIIKIFSIASVVLLPPTLVASIYGMNFKYMPELEWVSGYPSSLLLMIVSAIIPYFFFRWKGWL; encoded by the coding sequence ATGATGACGGCCTACCGTTCGAACGGTGAGTCCGTGGTCCTCACGGTGGACAAGCCGTGGGATGCGCTTCCGCCTGATGTGATCTGGCTCGACATGAGTTTCCCGACCAAGGAAGAGGACATCTACGCCGAGCGCCTGACGGGCATCGAAGTGCCGACCCGCGAGGACCTGCGCGACATCGAGCCTTCGAGCCGGCTCTATGTCGACGAGCATGCGGTCTATCTGACCGGCTCGCTGCTCTGCTATGCCGATACGCCGCGCCCGGTGCTGGCCGACGTTGCCTTCGTACTGACGCCCAATTGCCTCGTCACCGTGCGCTACGACGATCCGCGCGCCTTCAAGCTCTTCGCCACAGCGCTCTGCCGCGTGCCGGGCGGGATCGGTTCGGCTCATTTGGCGCTTCTCAAGCTGATGGAGACGATCACGGACCGCACGGCCGAGATTCTCGAACATGCCGAGTTGCATGGCGACGAACTGCTTCAGAAGATCTTCGGTGAGAATGGCGAACAGAACCGCAAGCGTCCCCCGAGAGCACTGGAAAAACTGTTGGGTGGTATCGCCGGCCACCACAGGCTGGTCTCCAAGGCGCGCGGCAGCCTGGCTTCGCTTTCGAGGCTGATGACTTTCCTCTACACCGTCGATGCGGTGCAGTCCGACCACAATGCCAAGGAACTCGCCCGCTCGATCTCGCGCGACATCCAGTCGCTGTCCGAGCATGCCAACTTCATTTCCGGCAACATCACGTTCCTTCTCGATGCGTCGCTCGGTCTGATCAATGTGGAACAGAACGGCATCATCAAGATTTTCTCGATCGCGTCCGTGGTTCTCCTTCCCCCGACTTTGGTCGCATCGATCTATGGTATGAACTTCAAGTATATGCCGGAACTCGAATGGGTATCGGGCTATCCTTCTTCTCTGCTCCTGATGATCGTCTCCGCGATCATTCCGTATTTTTTCTTTCGCTGGAAGGGCTGGCTGTGA
- a CDS encoding potassium transporter Kup translates to MPTRKLLTLALGSVGVVYGDIGTSPLYAFREALRPVSHDGVDRTEIIGLISLFFWALTIIVTLKYVIFLLRADNDGEGGTLSLLSLVTKSVSEKRAGLLFMIGVVGASLFLGDAMITPALSVLSAVEGLKFVAPGMHEFVVPISVVILVCLFAVQSRGTAAVSAFFGPITAFWFLVLAGIGIYHIQDDWGVLNAFNPYYGVWFLFNSGVVGFVVLGSVFLAVTGAEALYADLGHFGRAPIRLAWFALIFPALILNYLGQGALVLHDPSALSDPFYLMFPEAIRFPAVILATVATVIASQSVITGAFSLARQAIHLGFLPRMEIYHTSESNTGQIYLPAVNTILLFGVMALVLMFRSSESLAVAYGIAVTGDMVVTTILFYNFLRIFWKWSRPQALMLVAPLLCIESIFLGSNLTKLHHGGYVPVLIAGCFVVIMWTWRRGTRILFEKSRRTHIPLDAFVRSLEKKSEHGPIEVPGTAIFLTSDPKSTPAALLHNLKHNHVLHSQNMILTIRTQNRPRVPLEERGKIERISEHFQLLELNFGFQETQNVSQALAHLRKTGLKFDIMSTSFYLGRRKLIADANSGMPAWQDRLFIALAGAATDPSDYFRLPANRVVELGAHVSV, encoded by the coding sequence ATGCCGACGAGGAAACTGCTCACGCTGGCGCTCGGCTCGGTGGGCGTGGTCTATGGCGACATCGGCACCAGCCCGCTCTATGCGTTCCGCGAAGCGCTCCGGCCGGTCTCGCATGACGGCGTCGATCGCACCGAGATCATCGGCCTGATCTCGCTCTTCTTCTGGGCGCTGACAATCATCGTGACGCTCAAATATGTCATCTTCCTGCTCAGGGCGGACAACGATGGCGAAGGCGGCACGCTGTCGCTGCTATCGCTGGTGACCAAGTCCGTTTCGGAAAAGCGCGCGGGCCTGCTCTTCATGATCGGCGTGGTCGGCGCCTCGCTCTTCCTGGGTGACGCCATGATCACGCCCGCGCTGTCGGTTCTGTCGGCGGTGGAAGGCCTGAAATTCGTGGCGCCCGGCATGCACGAATTCGTCGTGCCGATCTCGGTCGTCATCCTTGTGTGCCTGTTTGCGGTGCAGTCGCGCGGCACCGCTGCCGTGTCGGCCTTTTTCGGCCCGATCACCGCCTTCTGGTTCCTCGTGCTCGCCGGCATCGGCATCTATCACATCCAGGATGACTGGGGCGTTCTCAACGCCTTCAATCCCTATTACGGCGTCTGGTTCCTGTTCAACAGCGGCGTCGTCGGCTTCGTCGTGCTCGGTTCGGTCTTCCTGGCCGTCACCGGCGCCGAGGCGCTTTATGCCGATCTCGGCCATTTCGGGCGGGCGCCCATCCGGCTCGCCTGGTTCGCTCTGATCTTCCCGGCGCTGATCTTGAACTATCTGGGGCAGGGCGCTCTGGTGCTGCACGACCCGTCAGCGCTGTCCGACCCGTTCTACCTCATGTTCCCGGAGGCGATCCGCTTCCCGGCCGTCATCCTCGCGACGGTCGCAACGGTCATTGCCAGCCAGTCGGTGATCACGGGCGCCTTCTCGCTCGCTCGGCAGGCGATCCATCTCGGCTTCTTGCCACGCATGGAAATCTATCACACGTCGGAATCCAACACCGGCCAGATCTACCTGCCGGCGGTCAACACGATCCTGCTGTTCGGCGTCATGGCGCTGGTGCTGATGTTCCGCTCGTCGGAATCGCTCGCCGTGGCCTATGGTATCGCGGTGACGGGCGACATGGTGGTCACCACCATCCTGTTCTATAATTTCCTGCGCATCTTCTGGAAGTGGAGCCGTCCGCAGGCGCTGATGCTGGTCGCGCCCCTGCTTTGCATCGAATCGATCTTCCTCGGTTCGAACCTCACCAAGCTGCATCACGGCGGCTATGTGCCGGTTCTGATCGCAGGCTGCTTCGTCGTCATCATGTGGACATGGCGGCGCGGCACGCGGATTCTCTTCGAGAAATCGCGCCGTACCCACATTCCACTCGATGCCTTCGTCCGGTCGCTCGAGAAGAAATCCGAACATGGCCCCATCGAAGTGCCCGGCACAGCGATCTTCCTCACCTCGGATCCGAAATCGACGCCAGCGGCGCTTCTGCACAATCTCAAGCACAATCACGTCCTGCACAGCCAGAACATGATCCTGACGATCAGGACGCAGAACCGGCCGCGTGTGCCGCTCGAGGAACGCGGCAAGATCGAACGCATCTCCGAACACTTCCAGCTGCTCGAACTGAATTTCGGCTTCCAGGAAACCCAGAACGTCTCCCAGGCGCTGGCGCATCTGCGCAAGACCGGGCTGAAGTTCGACATCATGTCGACATCCTTCTATCTCGGCCGGCGCAAGCTGATCGCCGACGCCAATTCCGGCATGCCGGCCTGGCAGGACAGGCTGTTCATCGCGCTTGCAGGTGCGGCGACCGACCCCTCCGACTACTTCCGCTTGCCCGCCAACCGCGTTGT